One Sediminicola sp. YIK13 DNA segment encodes these proteins:
- a CDS encoding serine hydrolase domain-containing protein: MKLLKQSIVILLIGFFHHSSFGQELKALETKIDGYIKPYLEMNAWSGSIHIYQNGNPIFQKGYGYADKEWEIKNSLETKFRIASISKVFTEVAVLHLVENGEISLDDTLSQYFLDYPRGNEISIRQLLTHRSGIPHLNSFPNYNELNKFAYDLEEIIELFKHKPLDFEPGQRYSYSNSGYVLLAAIIEKVSGLSYEEFLEVHIYNKIGLRNTGVDSNAKILKNRARGYMFDEYGKLINAEYVDMSIKIGGGSLYSTADDLHKFVQSLIKGQLLTSTLAELPNFGSTDGAKVFTANGRVQGFCHQITHRIEEDLTIIILGNHYSNIALPIAQDIYQIYSDKEYKIPVNYLARKIDIASNELIKYEGTYDFGFGPVGTVKVIDGNLGYLAPGRKTYDILVPIDKNKFFYIQSWVILEFKNPNKESFNTLEWIMGENAYPAKKIN, from the coding sequence ATGAAATTACTCAAGCAATCAATAGTCATACTTCTTATTGGATTTTTTCATCATAGTTCGTTCGGGCAAGAGTTGAAAGCACTAGAAACCAAAATTGATGGTTATATTAAGCCCTACCTTGAAATGAATGCCTGGAGTGGTTCTATCCATATTTACCAAAATGGCAATCCAATTTTTCAGAAAGGCTATGGATATGCAGACAAAGAATGGGAGATTAAGAACTCCTTGGAAACCAAATTTAGAATTGCCTCAATATCCAAGGTTTTCACAGAAGTTGCCGTTCTTCATCTAGTAGAGAATGGTGAAATTTCACTCGATGATACCCTATCCCAATACTTTCTTGACTACCCTAGAGGAAATGAAATTAGCATTAGACAACTCTTAACCCATCGCTCTGGGATACCACACTTGAACAGTTTTCCAAATTATAATGAACTGAATAAATTTGCATATGATTTAGAGGAAATTATTGAACTATTCAAGCATAAGCCTCTTGATTTTGAACCTGGCCAACGCTATAGTTATAGTAATTCTGGTTATGTGTTACTTGCAGCTATAATCGAAAAAGTCAGTGGCCTTTCTTACGAAGAATTTTTAGAGGTACATATCTACAACAAGATCGGCTTACGCAACACAGGTGTCGACAGCAATGCTAAAATATTGAAGAATCGTGCACGGGGATATATGTTTGATGAATATGGAAAACTCATCAATGCCGAGTATGTAGATATGAGCATAAAAATTGGTGGAGGATCCCTGTATTCAACAGCAGATGATTTACATAAATTTGTTCAAAGCCTTATCAAAGGACAGCTACTTACCTCTACTTTAGCGGAATTACCAAATTTTGGAAGCACGGACGGGGCAAAAGTTTTTACTGCCAATGGTCGAGTTCAGGGATTTTGCCATCAAATTACACATAGGATAGAAGAAGATTTGACAATCATAATTCTCGGAAATCATTACTCAAATATTGCCTTACCCATAGCTCAAGATATCTATCAGATATATTCAGATAAAGAATACAAAATACCGGTAAATTATTTGGCCCGTAAAATTGATATTGCATCAAATGAACTCATTAAATATGAAGGAACGTATGATTTTGGATTTGGTCCCGTAGGCACAGTAAAAGTAATAGACGGTAATTTGGGCTATTTGGCGCCAGGACGTAAAACATATGATATTTTGGTTCCTATAGATAAGAATAAGTTTTTCTATATTCAAAGTTGGGTTATACTTGAATTTAAAAATCCGAACAAAGAATCATTCAACACCTTAGAGTGGATAATGGGGGAAAATGCATATCCTGCAAAAAAAATAAATTAG
- a CDS encoding cupin domain-containing protein — protein MKSIKTILLIVIGIFIFNGINAQLTNSTTLKEKEGLGDAEEIIQSYVSDYQNDRFAADAMLFGIEIPDQGSWTVTVTGNKTEKGWEVLLEAGLPKTPTFIYVIEYETLKAIHEGIINALTAQGKAFAGDYTPMSIKQMEGYEPSMEEYAKINPFSFHFWTRGFPEIIPFGEGKTRRAHGSNFTVFYYQTGLRTAWYRVLPEERVRDDAREQAAPFPMLIVAIKGTTEGEVDGQLVSLSEGNTIFIPAGVAHKWWNETDKATEAILIMFGEGA, from the coding sequence ATGAAATCCATAAAAACAATATTGCTAATAGTGATCGGCATTTTTATTTTCAATGGTATCAATGCTCAATTAACCAATTCTACAACGTTAAAGGAAAAGGAGGGTCTTGGCGATGCGGAAGAAATTATTCAATCTTATGTATCCGATTATCAAAATGATCGATTCGCAGCTGATGCCATGCTTTTTGGCATTGAGATACCCGACCAGGGCTCATGGACGGTGACTGTAACAGGAAACAAAACTGAAAAGGGATGGGAGGTGCTGTTAGAGGCAGGATTGCCAAAAACACCAACATTTATATATGTTATTGAATATGAAACCTTAAAAGCAATTCACGAAGGAATAATAAATGCTTTGACGGCACAGGGTAAGGCATTTGCTGGAGACTACACACCTATGAGTATTAAGCAAATGGAAGGATATGAGCCTAGCATGGAAGAATATGCGAAAATCAATCCGTTTTCCTTTCATTTTTGGACACGTGGATTCCCTGAAATTATTCCTTTTGGAGAAGGAAAGACGAGAAGAGCACATGGTTCTAATTTCACTGTGTTTTATTACCAAACCGGATTACGTACTGCATGGTATAGAGTATTACCTGAAGAACGCGTGAGAGACGATGCACGGGAGCAAGCTGCACCGTTTCCAATGCTAATTGTTGCAATAAAAGGGACAACAGAAGGTGAAGTGGACGGACAACTTGTTTCTTTATCCGAAGGGAATACCATATTTATTCCTGCCGGCGTTGCACATAAATGGTGGAATGAAACAGATAAAGCCACAGAGGCTATCTTGATTATGTTTGGAGAGGGCGCATAA
- a CDS encoding sensor histidine kinase produces the protein MSTKNTAYWILNIAFWSVITGLMAFAYWINDNDLKLKNWQFIMDFTIVLLLSIFYTHQLKRSINIFIQFDNLKGIDVFKVLGLLIASILLFYITFSLYIQFAYHFIYDRADVFEHESQGLKGNLIFIINYSIYFLVWTGFYVAVKGLMELNNGRETRLQLESNLKESQLNTLKGQINPHFMFNSLNNIRGLMLEDVDRARNMLTSLSETLRYSLTKSDSNAIALEDELEMVENYIEISKIQFENRLRFNTNIDNYTLNILIPPMIIQMLVENAIKHGISNLKEGGTIILSTTLITNQLSIEVANTGKLSQSKDSTQLGLKNIEKRLELLYGDAATFNLKEKENQVIATIKIPVA, from the coding sequence GTGAGCACAAAAAATACCGCCTATTGGATTTTAAATATAGCATTCTGGTCTGTGATCACTGGACTAATGGCCTTTGCTTATTGGATTAATGACAATGATTTAAAATTAAAAAATTGGCAGTTTATAATGGATTTCACCATTGTACTTTTGCTATCCATCTTTTATACACATCAACTAAAAAGATCTATCAATATATTTATTCAATTTGATAATTTAAAAGGTATAGATGTTTTTAAAGTTTTGGGATTATTAATAGCTTCAATCCTATTGTTTTATATAACCTTTTCCCTATATATTCAGTTCGCTTATCATTTTATTTATGACCGGGCAGATGTTTTTGAGCATGAATCCCAGGGGTTAAAAGGCAACTTAATTTTTATTATTAATTATAGTATTTATTTTCTTGTATGGACAGGATTCTACGTAGCGGTAAAAGGATTAATGGAATTAAATAATGGAAGAGAAACCAGATTGCAGCTTGAGTCTAACCTTAAAGAATCTCAATTGAATACCTTGAAAGGACAAATTAATCCGCATTTCATGTTTAATAGTTTAAACAATATTCGTGGCTTGATGTTAGAAGATGTAGATAGAGCAAGAAATATGTTGACCAGCTTATCTGAAACCTTGCGTTATTCTCTCACAAAGAGTGATTCAAATGCAATCGCATTGGAAGATGAACTGGAAATGGTTGAAAATTATATTGAAATCTCTAAAATACAATTCGAGAACAGACTTAGGTTTAATACAAATATTGATAACTACACTTTGAATATTTTAATACCTCCAATGATCATTCAAATGTTGGTTGAAAATGCAATTAAACATGGTATTTCAAATTTAAAAGAAGGAGGCACCATAATTTTATCCACAACATTAATAACTAATCAATTATCAATAGAGGTTGCTAATACAGGTAAATTAAGTCAAAGTAAAGATAGTACTCAATTAGGATTAAAAAACATTGAAAAAAGGCTAGAACTACTTTATGGCGATGCCGCAACTTTCAACTTAAAAGAAAAAGAAAATCAAGTAATCGCCACTATTAAAATCCCAGTAGCATGA
- a CDS encoding LytTR family DNA-binding domain-containing protein: protein MSCSIFILIFEPFEIENQTGEWYVDLIIFSLGIIFFLSILLIEFLVPKVIPKLFENWNFGKAILWYAWVILFVGAVMFTYKSYLGGFRDFTWMEYFSVLGRILIIGITVSFFTLGVISYLNRQRFSLISSNENYKIKAPNSKSIRLNLNNVMYIVSDDNYVDIHLNADGKREKIVFRSSLKNIESQIVTSLTPIYRCHRRHLINIKFFEIKKNTSRNVKIQLINYDDEIPVSKQYADLIVSLLQVRP from the coding sequence TTGAGTTGTAGCATTTTTATCTTAATTTTTGAACCATTCGAAATTGAGAACCAAACAGGGGAATGGTACGTTGATCTCATCATTTTTAGCTTGGGAATCATATTTTTTCTTTCCATACTATTAATTGAATTTCTTGTGCCTAAAGTCATACCTAAGTTATTTGAGAATTGGAATTTTGGCAAAGCTATATTATGGTATGCATGGGTTATACTGTTTGTAGGAGCTGTTATGTTTACGTACAAGAGCTATCTAGGAGGCTTTCGGGATTTCACATGGATGGAGTACTTTTCAGTCCTTGGGAGAATTTTAATCATTGGAATTACCGTGTCGTTTTTTACTCTTGGTGTAATAAGCTACTTAAATAGACAACGATTTTCATTGATTTCATCAAATGAAAACTATAAAATTAAAGCTCCAAATTCCAAGTCCATACGATTAAATCTTAATAATGTCATGTACATTGTTAGTGATGACAACTATGTGGACATTCATTTGAATGCTGATGGCAAGCGGGAAAAGATAGTTTTCAGATCAAGTTTAAAGAATATCGAATCGCAAATTGTTACTTCCCTAACTCCAATCTATAGATGTCATCGCAGGCACCTTATCAACATAAAATTCTTTGAAATTAAAAAAAATACAAGTCGTAATGTAAAAATTCAGCTAATCAATTATGATGATGAAATTCCAGTCTCCAAACAATACGCCGATCTTATTGTGAGTCTGTTGCAAGTACGCCCCTAA
- a CDS encoding DUF2306 domain-containing protein, which yields MNVSKIIHNSKWFVFGTLCILIGLYPIIYFLIDRHFGLLASKNQVLLNDQLWNFSFYGHIILGGIALLIGWTQFSSKLRTRRIKLHKNIGKVYIISVLISSTCGIYIAQFATGGISNVIGFTLSGLVWLITTVLAYKSVIRGKIQLHQKFMIYSYAVCFSAVTLRIWLPLLTSITGEFSSAYLIVGWLSWVPNLFVAYYIINRKERRLVTKNI from the coding sequence ATGAACGTCAGCAAAATAATTCATAATTCTAAATGGTTTGTATTTGGTACACTTTGTATTTTAATTGGACTATATCCCATTATTTATTTTTTAATTGACCGTCATTTTGGACTATTGGCTTCAAAGAATCAAGTACTATTAAATGACCAATTGTGGAATTTTAGTTTTTATGGCCATATAATATTAGGTGGGATTGCTTTATTAATTGGATGGACACAGTTTAGCTCTAAACTTAGAACTAGAAGAATTAAACTACATAAGAATATTGGTAAGGTTTACATTATATCTGTATTGATAAGCAGTACTTGTGGAATATATATTGCTCAGTTCGCAACTGGGGGAATATCTAATGTTATTGGTTTTACCTTAAGTGGACTAGTTTGGCTAATAACCACTGTCCTAGCCTATAAATCAGTGATAAGAGGTAAGATTCAATTACATCAAAAGTTTATGATTTATAGCTACGCTGTGTGCTTTTCCGCTGTTACATTGAGAATATGGCTTCCTCTATTGACTTCAATTACAGGAGAATTTAGTTCGGCTTATCTTATCGTTGGTTGGCTAAGTTGGGTTCCGAACTTATTCGTGGCTTATTACATCATAAATAGAAAGGAAAGAAGGCTTGTCACTAAAAACATTTAA
- the mddA gene encoding methanethiol S-methyltransferase, protein MKKVVILIYGALAYLIFLVAFLYAIGFVGNIMVPKSIDSGTETSLFSSIFMNVILLSVFALQHSIMARPAFKKWFTTIISPAMERSTYILLSSLALLLIYWQWQPITTIVWEAENEIVGLILKGIFFLGWVIVLLSTFMINHFELFGLEQIYDNLKNKQTQNPKFQTNYLYKLVRHPIMLGFLIAFWFTPVMTVGHLLFTVITTLYIFIAVKYLEEKDLRNSIGEKYEAYQKKVPMIIPFTKIK, encoded by the coding sequence ATGAAAAAAGTAGTCATCTTAATTTACGGAGCGTTAGCATACCTCATTTTTCTTGTTGCCTTCCTTTATGCCATTGGATTTGTAGGTAACATCATGGTGCCAAAATCAATTGATTCAGGCACAGAAACCTCCTTGTTTTCATCCATTTTCATGAATGTTATTTTACTCAGTGTTTTTGCATTACAACATAGCATAATGGCGAGGCCAGCATTTAAAAAGTGGTTTACCACTATTATTAGCCCCGCAATGGAACGAAGTACCTATATACTTTTGTCAAGTTTGGCGCTACTTTTAATATACTGGCAATGGCAACCAATTACGACCATAGTATGGGAAGCAGAAAATGAAATTGTTGGTCTTATTTTAAAAGGAATATTCTTTCTTGGTTGGGTGATTGTACTTTTATCGACATTTATGATTAATCATTTTGAACTTTTTGGACTGGAACAGATTTATGATAATCTAAAAAATAAACAAACGCAAAATCCAAAATTCCAAACCAACTATTTATATAAATTGGTCAGACATCCAATTATGTTAGGGTTTCTCATTGCTTTTTGGTTCACGCCAGTAATGACAGTAGGCCATCTACTATTTACGGTAATAACTACGCTATATATTTTTATAGCTGTAAAGTATTTGGAAGAAAAAGATCTTAGAAATTCTATTGGAGAGAAATATGAAGCCTATCAGAAAAAGGTCCCCATGATAATTCCGTTTACAAAAATAAAATAG
- a CDS encoding LytR/AlgR family response regulator transcription factor — protein sequence MKPLTAVIVEDSRLARNELKELLKAHKEIELLGEAPNVDEGYKLINETKPDLLFLDINMPEKNGFDLLELLDDVPITIFTTAFDEYAIKSFEFNAFDYLLKPINQKRFTSSLEKVFEKHNTGLPSESISESALSLDKQIFIKDGEKCWLVKIQDVFMFEIVGNYTRVFFENNKPLIYKSLGQIEVKLPNDVFFRANRQQLININHVKKVVSWFNGKLKIEMISGDEIEISRRQSYLFKEQLSL from the coding sequence ATGAAACCATTAACAGCAGTTATAGTAGAAGATTCAAGACTTGCACGAAATGAGTTAAAGGAACTTTTAAAAGCACACAAGGAAATTGAACTTTTGGGCGAAGCACCTAATGTAGATGAAGGTTACAAGTTGATCAATGAAACAAAACCAGACCTATTATTTCTAGACATCAATATGCCAGAAAAAAATGGATTTGATCTGTTAGAACTTTTAGATGACGTTCCCATAACCATATTTACCACCGCTTTTGATGAATATGCCATTAAATCCTTTGAATTCAATGCTTTTGATTATTTATTGAAGCCTATCAATCAAAAACGATTTACAAGTAGTCTAGAAAAAGTATTTGAAAAACACAACACAGGTTTACCCTCAGAATCAATAAGTGAAAGTGCATTGAGTTTAGATAAACAGATATTTATTAAAGACGGTGAGAAATGTTGGTTGGTTAAAATTCAGGATGTTTTTATGTTTGAAATTGTAGGAAACTACACTCGTGTATTTTTTGAAAACAACAAGCCATTAATTTATAAATCTTTAGGACAGATTGAAGTAAAATTACCAAACGATGTGTTTTTTAGAGCCAACAGGCAACAGCTAATAAATATAAATCATGTTAAAAAAGTGGTTTCCTGGTTTAACGGAAAGCTAAAAATAGAAATGATTTCCGGTGATGAAATAGAAATTTCAAGAAGGCAATCCTATCTTTTTAAAGAGCAGTTGAGTTTATAG
- a CDS encoding TlpA family protein disulfide reductase: MKHILKLLLASFLPLLVIALFMNFISLNLSYVILVGISILFSVSVWQAKNATHPFLKILILFVPVALAFYFLVVKELPNLWIALPLYLVAIILGQLFKNKRHSFLGFSGLLMVTALICLTYIPDAIAENLSESLNEPAQQFELQDLLSSEKINNNSVINKVVVLDFFGTWCAPCIREMQELKQIKSSLSNYENELEFIIVCTDTGGDTPHKAKSFHKKRELPFRLAFDYQSKHHKKFNFSGVPALIVIDKKGNIRFSHEGYNQAEDLSSTLRTLLIELLNE, from the coding sequence TTGAAACATATTTTAAAACTACTACTGGCTTCATTTTTACCATTGCTGGTAATAGCTCTTTTTATGAATTTTATTAGCTTAAACTTAAGCTATGTAATATTGGTCGGGATTTCCATATTATTTTCCGTCTCTGTTTGGCAGGCCAAAAATGCCACTCACCCTTTCTTAAAAATTTTAATCTTATTTGTCCCGGTTGCTTTAGCGTTTTACTTTCTCGTTGTAAAAGAATTACCTAATCTATGGATTGCCCTACCATTATATTTGGTTGCCATAATTCTAGGACAACTATTTAAAAATAAGAGGCATAGTTTCCTAGGATTTTCAGGATTATTGATGGTCACTGCACTGATTTGTTTAACGTATATTCCTGACGCAATTGCGGAAAACTTGAGCGAATCCCTTAATGAACCTGCCCAACAATTTGAATTACAAGATTTGCTTTCATCAGAAAAAATTAATAATAATTCCGTAATCAATAAAGTGGTTGTTCTAGATTTTTTTGGAACATGGTGTGCCCCCTGTATTCGAGAAATGCAAGAATTAAAGCAAATCAAATCTTCTTTAAGCAATTACGAAAATGAACTTGAGTTTATTATTGTTTGCACTGATACTGGAGGTGATACGCCTCATAAAGCGAAAAGCTTTCATAAAAAAAGGGAATTGCCTTTTAGACTGGCATTCGATTACCAATCTAAACATCATAAAAAATTCAATTTCTCAGGGGTCCCAGCATTGATAGTTATTGATAAAAAAGGCAACATTCGGTTTTCACATGAAGGTTATAATCAAGCCGAGGATTTATCTAGCACACTTCGTACGTTGCTAATTGAATTATTGAATGAATAA
- a CDS encoding helix-turn-helix domain-containing protein — MINAYEYFKNHPKFNKLVGNDFLFVEYRCPLNIEEYQLWIENHLITYVISGKKDWITSRKTYKLVAGDTLFVRKGVYTTRQYLESDYCVMLFFINDKFIKRFIEENPSFKRELNHKKEHNQIFDITTNDIFKTLIESIFHYLKQGEKIPKELVEIKFKELLFNIALNPYNKKLLYFFNSIDQNAKTNIENIMTENFQYDLKIADYATLCGKSLSSFKRDFKLFFNATPSRWLINKRLEHSKMLLRGTALTVSEIGYECGFKNNSHFIQAFKKKENITPNKFKALKKEV; from the coding sequence GTGATCAATGCTTACGAATATTTTAAAAATCACCCAAAATTCAACAAACTTGTCGGAAATGATTTCTTATTTGTAGAATATAGATGTCCTCTCAATATAGAAGAATATCAATTATGGATAGAGAATCATTTAATAACTTATGTTATTAGTGGTAAGAAAGATTGGATTACCTCAAGAAAAACATATAAGCTTGTTGCAGGAGACACGTTGTTTGTTAGAAAAGGAGTTTATACGACAAGGCAATATTTAGAAAGTGATTATTGTGTTATGCTGTTCTTTATCAATGATAAATTCATAAAGAGATTTATTGAAGAAAATCCATCTTTTAAAAGAGAATTAAATCACAAGAAGGAACATAACCAAATTTTCGACATTACTACCAATGATATTTTTAAAACCTTAATAGAAAGCATATTCCATTATTTAAAGCAAGGAGAAAAAATTCCGAAGGAACTGGTAGAGATCAAATTTAAAGAATTACTTTTCAATATAGCACTTAATCCATACAACAAGAAGCTGCTGTATTTCTTCAATTCAATAGACCAAAACGCTAAAACGAATATTGAAAATATTATGACAGAGAATTTTCAATATGATTTAAAAATAGCAGATTATGCTACACTTTGCGGCAAAAGTTTATCCTCCTTTAAACGTGACTTTAAACTATTTTTTAACGCTACTCCAAGCAGGTGGCTAATCAATAAAAGATTAGAGCATTCCAAAATGCTCTTACGGGGTACAGCGCTAACCGTAAGTGAGATTGGTTATGAATGTGGTTTTAAAAACAATTCGCATTTCATTCAAGCATTTAAAAAGAAGGAAAATATAACTCCCAATAAATTTAAAGCCCTTAAAAAGGAAGTGTAA
- a CDS encoding OsmC family protein: MQSQEFSSRNLKAIRNSSVVHHRHLLLYEKYQNNPKSAWITDAAEVIGTNLQDPFRTTVSINDKMKVPFKIGVHKAVGGDHDFPNPGDLLCASLASCFESTVRLISNKLGITLLETNIKAIAHIDVRGTLMIDKTVPVEFQSMHIDALIIAMNTSEKLLDTLIKGAKQSCIVYKTIRKGIPITLKVNTKIKT; encoded by the coding sequence ATGCAAAGTCAGGAATTCTCATCCAGGAATTTAAAAGCCATAAGAAATAGTTCTGTAGTACATCACAGACATTTATTGCTTTACGAAAAGTATCAAAATAATCCCAAATCTGCCTGGATTACAGATGCTGCGGAAGTTATTGGAACAAATCTGCAAGATCCCTTTAGAACTACGGTTTCCATAAATGACAAAATGAAAGTTCCTTTCAAAATAGGAGTTCATAAGGCTGTTGGGGGTGATCACGATTTTCCAAACCCAGGTGATCTACTATGTGCTTCTTTAGCTTCTTGTTTTGAAAGTACCGTTAGATTAATTTCCAATAAGTTGGGAATTACACTTCTAGAAACAAATATAAAAGCAATTGCTCATATAGATGTTAGAGGAACATTAATGATAGATAAAACTGTTCCAGTTGAGTTTCAATCTATGCATATTGATGCATTGATTATCGCGATGAACACAAGTGAAAAACTCTTGGACACACTTATAAAAGGGGCAAAACAAAGTTGTATTGTGTATAAAACCATTAGAAAAGGTATTCCAATCACTTTAAAGGTAAACACTAAAATAAAAACCTAA